DNA from Massilia antarctica:
GCCGTGTCTACGGCCACCTGACCGGCCTCCTGACTCTGATGAAAGGCCAGCCGCTGGCCTACAACAAGGATAACCAGGAAGACAAGGAGCCGCTGTTCGACACCGTCGACACCCTGGTCGACACCCTGCGCATTTTCGCCGACATGGCCGGCGGGATCACGGTCAAGCCGGACGCCATGCGCGCCGCCGCCCTGCAGGGCTACGCCACCGCCACCGACCTGGCCGATTACCTGGTCAAGAAAGGCTTGCCGTTCCGCGATGCCCACGAAGCCGTGGCGCGTGCCGTGCGTGCCTGCGACGACCTCAAATGCGACCTGTCCGAGATGTCGCTCGATCAGCTGCGCGAATTTTCGGAGCTGATCGGCGACGATGTGTTCGCCGTGCTGACCCTGGAAGGCTCGGTGGCGGCGCGCGACCATGTGGGCGGCACCGCGCCGCGCCAGGTGCGCGCGGCGATTGCCCGCGTGCGCGCCCAGCTGGCCGGGTAGGCGCAACACCACCAGTGACCTGTTTTTAGCCGACCGGCGCACCAGACGCCGGCGACCGTGCTCGTTTTTGAACATTTTGTTTGAAACTACTGGAGATACCAGCACCATGCTCACGTCACTTTTCATCCCGCTGTCGCGCGCGATCGACACTCTCAATGAGAAGATCGCCAGCGCCGTCAGCTGGGCCTTGCTGGCCGCGGTCATCATCTGCGCCGGCAATGCCCTGATCCGCTATACCTTCCATACCAGTTCCAATGGCTGGCTCGAAATCCAGTGGTACCTGTACGGGGCCATGTTCATGCTCGCTTCCGCCTACACCCTCAGGCGCGACGAGCATGTGCGCATCGATGTCATCGTCGGGCGCTTCTCGAAGCGCACCCAGGTCTGGATCGACCTGTTCGGCTTTCTCCTGTTCCTGCTGCCGGTGTGCTTGCTGATCCTCTGGTACGGCATTCCCTTCGCGCGCATTTCGATTCAAAGCGGCGAAATGTCGAGCAATGCCGGTGGCCTGATCGTGTGGCCCGCCAAACTGCTGGTGCCGCTGGCCTTTGCGCTGCTCGTCCTTCAGGGCGTCTCCGAAATCATCAAGCGCATCGCTTTCCTGGCCGGACGCATCGACGCCAGTTCGTTCAACAAGCAGGTCACCACGCCGCAGGACGAGATCGACGCGATCAAAGCCGCCAACAAGATCAGTTAAGAGCAGTCACGCAAACAGCCACTTCGGTCAGGGACACATGGAACAATTCATCATCGCCAATCTGGCGCCCATCATGTTCGGGGCGCTGGTCATCTTCTTGCTATCCGGGTTTCCGGTCGCATTCTCGCTGGCCGCCAACGGCCTGTTTTTCGGCCTGGTCGGCATTGAACTGGGGCTGCTCAAACCCGAACTGCTGCAGGCGCTGCCCAACCGGATCTTCGGCATCATGGGCAGCGAAAATCTGCTGGCGATTCCCTTCTTTACCTTCATGGGCCTGATCCTGGAAAGGTCGGGGATGGCGGAGGACCTGCTCGACACCATCGGCCAGCTATTCGGCCCGATACGCGGCGGAGTCGCGTATGCGGTCATTTTCGTCGGCGCGCTGCTGGCCGCGACCACCGGCGTGGTGGCCGCCTCGGTGATCTCGATGGGACTCATTTCGCTGCCGGTGATGCTGCGCTACGGGTACGACAAGCGCCTCGCCTCCGGCGTGATCGCCGCCTCCGGCACCCTGGCCCAGATCATCCCGCCCTCGCTGGTGCTGATCGTGATGGCCGACCAGCTGGGCCAATCGGTGGGCGACATGTACAAGGCCGCTTTCATCCCGGGCCTGATGCTCACCGCGATGTATGCCGGCTATGTGCTGGCCCTGTCGATCTTCAAGCCCACGCACGTGCCGGCGCTGCCGCTCGAAGCGCGCAACCTGGGCGAGCCGAACGGCGACAGCGGCGCGCGCTCGCTGTTTACCATGGTCGGCGTCACGCTGGCGATCGGGTTCGCGGTTGCCTCCGTCCTGCGCGCGACCCACCCGGAGCTGGCCAAGGACGAAGCGGGGATCTACTCCACCGCCGTGACCGTGCTGCTCGGGTTTGCGTTCGCACTGGCCAACCGCCGCATGAAACTCGGCCTGCTCTCGCGCATGGCCGACCGCGTGATATTCGTCATGGTGCCGCCGCTGGCGCTGATCTTCCTGGTGCTGGGGACGATTTTCGTCGGCATCGCCACGCCGACCGAAGGCGGCGGCATGGGCGCGATGGGCGCCATCTTGCTGGCCATGCTGAACGGCCGCCTGTCATGGAGCCTGCTCAAGCAAGCCATGAATTCGACCACGCGCCTGGCCTGCTTCGTCATGTTCATCCTGATCGGTTCGACCGTGTTTGCGCTGGTGTTCCGCGGCGTGAACGGCGACCTGTGGGTCGAGCACCTGCTGACCAGCCTTCCGGGCGGCGTGAATGGCTTTCTGCTGGTCGTCAACATCATGTTCTTCATACTCGCCTTCTTCCTCGACTTCTTCGAACTGGCCTTCATCCTGGTGCCGCTGGTCGGACCGGTGGCGAACAAGATGGGCGTCGACCTGGTCTGGTTCGGCGTGCTGCTGGGCGTGAACATGCAGACGTCCTTCATGCATCCGCCGTTCGGCTTTGCGCTGTTCTATCTGCGCTCAGTTGCGCCGAAAGAAGTCAAGACGTCCGACATTTACTGGGGGGCCATTCCGTTCGTGGTGATCCAAGTGGTCATGGTGGCCCTGATCATCACCTTCCCGCACCTGGTCTCGGTCGAAGCGAAGGTCGACATGAAAGAAAACCTCGAACTGAAAATCGACCCACCCGCCGGCGAAGCGGAACCGCTGAAGCTCCCCGCCGCCGGCGCCGACAAAAAGGATGAAGACAGCACACCGGAGCTGAACTTCTCGACCGACACTGAAACGGAGACGAAAAAGAAATGAGCGTGATGAATATTGGCGGCAAAAGCATGGACGAGGCGCTGGCCGCCTTGTCCGACATGACCGGCGGAATGACCCCGATCGGCAAGGAAGAACACGAGCAGCGCATCGCCAGGGCCCAGGCCTTCATGCGCGAGCAGGGCATCGGCGCGGTGTTCCTGAACGCGGGCACCAACATGCGCTACTTCACGGGCACCAAGTGGTATGCCAGCGAACGCATGGTGGGGGCCATCCTGCCGGCCACAGGCAGCCTTGAGTACATTGCGCCGGTGTTCGAGGAAGGCTCGCTGACCGACTTCATGCTGGTCAAGGGCAAGGTCAATTGCTGGGAGGAGCACGAGAGCCCCTACCAGCTGTTCATCGACGTGTTGAAACGCATGGGCATCGCGCCCGATGCGGCCGCGCCGCCGCGCATCGGCATTTGCGAGAGCGCCGCTTTCTTCATCGCCGACGGCATTGCCCCGCTGGCGGCGGGCTACGCGCTGGAAAACGCCAAAACGGTCACGGCGTTCTGCCGCGCGCGCAAGTCGTCGGCCGAAATCGCCCTGATGCAGCGCGTGAAGGACATGACCTTGGAAGTGCACAAGGCCGCCGCCAGCATCCTGCATGAGGGGATCACCACGGTGGAGGTGAGCGACTTTATCGCGCGCGCGCACCGCAAGGTGGGTGCGCCGGGTTCGTATTTTTGCATCGTGCTGTTCGGCGAGGCGACCGCCTATCCGCACGGCGTCAGTTATGCGCAGACCCTGGCACCGGGCGACGTGGTGCTGATCGATACCGGCTGCCAGGTGCACGGCTATATCTCGGACATCACGCGCACTTACGTGTTCGGCGAGATCAGCGAGCGCCAGCGCTTTGTGTGGAATGCGGAGAAGGCGGCGCAGCTGGCCGCGTTCGAGGCCGCGCAACTGGGCGTGCCGTGCCGCGCGGTCGATGCGGCGGCGCGTGCCTCGCTCGAATCGAATGGCTTCGGTCCCGGCTACAAGCTGCCCGGCCTGCCGCACCGCACCGGCCACGGCATCGGCATGGATATCCACGAGTGGCCTTACCTTGTCGGCGGCGACAATACGCCGCTCGACGTCGGGATGTGCTTCTCGAACGAGCCGATGATCTGCATTCCGGGCGAATTCGGCGTGCGCCACGAAGACCATTTTTATATGACGGAGACGGGACCGAAGTGGTTCACGGAACCGGCGCACACGATCGACGATCCGTTCGGCATGGCCCGCTGAAGCCGCCTGTGCGCACGCGCCGGACGCCACGATGGCGGCCCGGCGCACAAATGCAATGATGCATTTAAGATATTGTAATTTCCTTTGCCGCTTAGTCAGCTTTCCTCGCTGTCGACCCTCCCCGCATGAAACAGTGTTGCAAAGAAGTAGAAAAACACTGGGTTGTTACAAAATAAACAAATTTTCGCGTTTATTTGTTTCCGCTAATCATCTACTATCTCTGGTTGTGGACACACCCCGGGATAATTTCATGCAAGAGCAACAAGTACTCGACACAGACGTCGCTGATGTCGATCTGGACGACAAGACCTCAACCATCCGGCTTGATGTTGCTGGAAATGAAGAAACAGGCGGCGTGTCGCTGGTCACGGCGGCCACCGCGCTGTTGTCGACCACCGTGTTGGCAGCCTGCGGCGGCGGCAGTAGCGGTGGTGGCAGCGTCAGCTCATCCATGCCCTCTGTGGCGGCGCCGCCTGTGATTTTGCCCACGCCGACCATGCCGGCCCCGGTAGTGCCAACGCCGACTGTTCCGACACCGGCGGTTCCAACACCGACGGTTCCAACACCGACTGTTCCGACACCGACGGGGCCGACACCGACTGTTCCAAC
Protein-coding regions in this window:
- a CDS encoding TRAP transporter small permease subunit, whose protein sequence is MLTSLFIPLSRAIDTLNEKIASAVSWALLAAVIICAGNALIRYTFHTSSNGWLEIQWYLYGAMFMLASAYTLRRDEHVRIDVIVGRFSKRTQVWIDLFGFLLFLLPVCLLILWYGIPFARISIQSGEMSSNAGGLIVWPAKLLVPLAFALLVLQGVSEIIKRIAFLAGRIDASSFNKQVTTPQDEIDAIKAANKIS
- a CDS encoding TRAP transporter large permease → MEQFIIANLAPIMFGALVIFLLSGFPVAFSLAANGLFFGLVGIELGLLKPELLQALPNRIFGIMGSENLLAIPFFTFMGLILERSGMAEDLLDTIGQLFGPIRGGVAYAVIFVGALLAATTGVVAASVISMGLISLPVMLRYGYDKRLASGVIAASGTLAQIIPPSLVLIVMADQLGQSVGDMYKAAFIPGLMLTAMYAGYVLALSIFKPTHVPALPLEARNLGEPNGDSGARSLFTMVGVTLAIGFAVASVLRATHPELAKDEAGIYSTAVTVLLGFAFALANRRMKLGLLSRMADRVIFVMVPPLALIFLVLGTIFVGIATPTEGGGMGAMGAILLAMLNGRLSWSLLKQAMNSTTRLACFVMFILIGSTVFALVFRGVNGDLWVEHLLTSLPGGVNGFLLVVNIMFFILAFFLDFFELAFILVPLVGPVANKMGVDLVWFGVLLGVNMQTSFMHPPFGFALFYLRSVAPKEVKTSDIYWGAIPFVVIQVVMVALIITFPHLVSVEAKVDMKENLELKIDPPAGEAEPLKLPAAGADKKDEDSTPELNFSTDTETETKKK
- a CDS encoding M24 family metallopeptidase, yielding MNIGGKSMDEALAALSDMTGGMTPIGKEEHEQRIARAQAFMREQGIGAVFLNAGTNMRYFTGTKWYASERMVGAILPATGSLEYIAPVFEEGSLTDFMLVKGKVNCWEEHESPYQLFIDVLKRMGIAPDAAAPPRIGICESAAFFIADGIAPLAAGYALENAKTVTAFCRARKSSAEIALMQRVKDMTLEVHKAAASILHEGITTVEVSDFIARAHRKVGAPGSYFCIVLFGEATAYPHGVSYAQTLAPGDVVLIDTGCQVHGYISDITRTYVFGEISERQRFVWNAEKAAQLAAFEAAQLGVPCRAVDAAARASLESNGFGPGYKLPGLPHRTGHGIGMDIHEWPYLVGGDNTPLDVGMCFSNEPMICIPGEFGVRHEDHFYMTETGPKWFTEPAHTIDDPFGMAR